In a single window of the Bacillus sp. (in: firmicutes) genome:
- a CDS encoding VWA domain-containing protein, translating to MKKKRIRLIPFLICVLFIGCYSTSKVHSTTQPPGVHFTIQPSSNEIVLPEDGVAEGRLDIQIQPVGMATNEQRKPIELIFVHDTSGSMAYKFHGVRKDKSAKYALAEALEYFEKNRIEDDQFWFVPFNSEITNNKSVKIRPNPNTKDHPNDLHLISLVLKHLDDVSYGGTNYSLALHTALNLFEPYSEKSKYIIFLTDGEPTTLYREEEVSYEKRIGYGNNKRYEWVTETTIVEYYLYADNTASRWDPIREWKWLDFNETKQIIEQEAKNTAKKLAQHNVTMYSIAFAEEGDVNYQLLEEMSNETGGYAISANPESLSSLFKEISNQFDSPSISGEVTIPLAELQHQGASLKEVNGAYIDERGVVHVPFTFNFPVNGSPLPSLKQISLPLQFTQVGDFTFEGIHLVYTDLEGKRVVVDHPPVTISVKKEVAPTFHSFVEVRKNSSYAPDQLIKFGTSHSDTNSFKIRYTLEPEGVISKRMTGELTNIQIVQPLPQGMVLKEDKLIVLKGNEILHQAEVVLSENNGEKQLVITIPHPITYENGAFSVDELVFEVVLHVDYAMSYVTLPRATLTYHDSRFGYSSLHLNTTNQQISMKIRLDEFASSVFYVGDHLGNVRKVDGFEGLILAEGKRVTKPVKGLKFSQGGVGLEVIYFDDSVDQWRFVHDFDIFDSSTSEPINENGWVDGDAYFKLTEEVAGDDTSYMFRIIADNGLIDWTELQPEDIISIPKSFYGTIQVSVKASSGFVLGGEKTVTKTIRKSKIQSIEVQPNPIELDVGTSVELHIQTSPYEAKWNDLNIHVVNSDIAIYQNENGRIVGLSEGETTLIVSSKEREDIQIMVPIYVKDPIIPLESVQFKKGKYTLKKGNKMNLTGELKWSPSNSTNKQITNVITSPAIINVYQDGEHWFVEGVDIGYATVTVETKEGLQASALFEVIPHDSSGGNDSSTEGKW from the coding sequence ATGAAAAAGAAAAGGATCAGGCTCATACCGTTTCTCATTTGTGTATTGTTCATCGGTTGTTATTCCACAAGTAAGGTTCACTCGACTACACAACCACCTGGAGTTCACTTTACGATTCAACCTTCCTCTAATGAAATCGTTCTTCCTGAAGATGGAGTGGCTGAAGGAAGGCTTGATATCCAAATTCAACCGGTCGGTATGGCAACGAATGAACAACGAAAGCCTATTGAACTGATTTTTGTTCATGATACGTCAGGTTCGATGGCATACAAGTTTCATGGGGTGAGAAAAGATAAAAGCGCGAAATATGCCTTAGCGGAAGCACTTGAATATTTTGAGAAAAATAGAATCGAAGACGATCAGTTTTGGTTTGTTCCTTTTAACAGTGAGATTACAAACAATAAAAGTGTAAAGATACGTCCGAATCCGAACACGAAAGATCATCCAAATGATTTGCATTTAATTAGTCTTGTGCTAAAGCATTTGGATGATGTTAGTTACGGAGGAACAAACTATTCGCTAGCATTACACACTGCCTTAAATTTGTTTGAACCTTACTCTGAAAAAAGCAAATACATTATTTTTCTAACTGATGGAGAGCCGACAACGCTATATCGTGAAGAAGAAGTGAGTTATGAAAAACGGATTGGATATGGAAACAATAAGAGATATGAGTGGGTTACTGAAACCACAATAGTAGAGTATTACCTTTATGCAGATAACACGGCTTCTCGGTGGGATCCAATACGTGAATGGAAATGGCTGGATTTCAATGAGACAAAACAAATCATTGAACAAGAAGCGAAAAACACCGCTAAAAAACTAGCCCAACATAATGTTACCATGTATAGTATTGCCTTTGCTGAAGAAGGGGATGTAAACTATCAATTACTAGAAGAGATGTCAAATGAAACGGGTGGCTATGCGATTTCAGCGAATCCAGAAAGTTTGTCTTCCTTGTTTAAGGAAATTTCCAATCAATTTGACTCTCCATCTATTAGCGGGGAGGTAACGATTCCACTTGCTGAGTTACAACATCAAGGCGCTTCATTGAAAGAAGTAAATGGGGCATATATCGATGAAAGAGGCGTTGTTCATGTTCCGTTTACATTTAACTTTCCTGTGAACGGTTCACCCCTCCCATCGTTGAAACAAATTTCTTTACCGCTTCAGTTTACACAAGTCGGAGACTTTACGTTTGAAGGTATACATTTAGTTTACACAGACTTGGAAGGAAAACGAGTGGTCGTTGATCATCCACCAGTAACGATTTCAGTAAAAAAAGAGGTGGCACCAACGTTTCATAGTTTTGTAGAAGTACGAAAAAACTCGAGCTATGCTCCTGACCAATTAATAAAGTTTGGAACAAGTCATTCTGATACGAACTCGTTCAAAATTCGGTATACATTGGAACCGGAAGGAGTAATTAGTAAGAGAATGACGGGTGAGCTTACGAACATCCAAATCGTTCAGCCGCTTCCACAGGGAATGGTTTTAAAAGAGGATAAGCTAATAGTTTTAAAAGGAAACGAAATATTACATCAAGCTGAAGTAGTCTTATCAGAGAATAATGGAGAGAAGCAACTAGTCATCACCATTCCACACCCAATTACATATGAAAACGGCGCATTTTCCGTCGATGAACTTGTATTTGAGGTTGTATTGCATGTCGATTATGCGATGAGTTATGTGACGTTACCACGAGCAACATTAACCTATCATGACAGTCGCTTCGGTTATTCTTCATTACATTTAAACACGACTAATCAACAAATTAGTATGAAAATTCGATTAGATGAGTTTGCCAGCTCTGTATTTTACGTAGGAGATCATTTAGGAAATGTTCGCAAAGTAGACGGATTTGAAGGATTGATTTTAGCTGAAGGTAAACGGGTGACTAAGCCGGTGAAAGGGTTAAAATTTTCACAAGGGGGAGTCGGTTTAGAAGTCATTTACTTCGATGATTCGGTTGACCAATGGCGATTTGTACATGATTTTGATATTTTTGATTCATCGACGAGCGAACCGATTAATGAAAACGGATGGGTAGATGGCGATGCATACTTTAAATTAACCGAAGAAGTGGCTGGTGACGATACTTCCTATATGTTCCGAATCATTGCTGATAACGGTTTGATTGATTGGACAGAATTGCAACCAGAGGATATTATCTCTATACCTAAATCATTCTATGGAACGATTCAAGTGTCTGTAAAAGCGTCTAGTGGATTTGTATTAGGTGGAGAGAAAACAGTCACAAAAACGATTCGTAAGTCGAAAATTCAATCAATAGAAGTGCAACCGAACCCGATTGAACTGGATGTGGGGACATCGGTGGAGCTTCATATTCAAACTTCTCCATACGAAGCTAAATGGAACGATTTAAATATTCATGTAGTTAACTCAGATATTGCAATATATCAAAATGAAAATGGTCGTATTGTTGGCTTATCAGAAGGAGAAACCACATTGATTGTTTCTTCAAAAGAAAGAGAAGACATTCAAATAATGGTTCCCATTTATGTGAAGGACCCTATAATCCCTTTAGAGTCAGTTCAATTTAAAAAAGGCAAGTATACGCTGAAAAAAGGTAACAAAATGAACTTGACAGGAGAACTAAAATGGTCACCATCAAATTCAACGAATAAACAGATTACAAACGTCATTACTTCACCGGCAATAATAAACGTATACCAAGATGGAGAGCATTGGTTTGTCGAAGGAGTAGATATAGGGTACGCGACCGTAACAGTCGAAACAAAAGAAGGTCTACAAGCGTCGGCCCTATTTGAAGTGATTCCACACGATTCAAGTGGGGGTAACGATTCATCTACCGAAGGAAAATGGTAA
- a CDS encoding VanW family protein, giving the protein MHARPFLFTLLSIVICTFYFYAASRISAFFFSEDGEVFAENTYIATVDVSGKTKNEAILLLRRSWEEREIHIELSWSDEQVEIDGKFFFDLNVEESVNRSQSGELNSPIINVNSKELADKIVENFLSIKKENIDLAKLTSFLKEWASNWKNHTVNVDLTNFQLEDQNITVLNEVLAPSSFTTKGLQQLVEEHPTIEIKEHQIFSLLNWIEKERISYLSDNDLSVLGTYLYELILPTNFQIIERNRHQQLPEYAKIGYDVYVKGKDQYDFSFLNGNNVAYSIEWSMVQGNLYLVLTGYPFSHKYEIKVKDYQTFTPKTIVRYHPFVEDNKVKVIEKGKNGEYAKVVRQTYTSKGELLTEETISEDYYPPIHRVELHPIDGETTSMTSESEQNDKNELESVYDNGETIIK; this is encoded by the coding sequence GTGCATGCAAGACCCTTTTTATTCACTTTACTTTCTATCGTGATCTGTACCTTCTATTTTTACGCTGCTTCCCGGATTAGCGCCTTTTTTTTCTCAGAAGATGGTGAAGTGTTTGCTGAAAACACATACATCGCTACAGTGGATGTGTCGGGGAAAACGAAAAACGAAGCCATCCTTCTATTACGGCGATCGTGGGAGGAAAGAGAGATTCATATTGAATTATCTTGGTCGGATGAACAAGTAGAAATTGATGGAAAATTTTTTTTTGACCTCAACGTTGAAGAATCGGTTAATCGTTCACAAAGTGGTGAACTTAATTCCCCTATTATAAACGTAAACAGTAAAGAGTTAGCAGACAAGATAGTTGAAAATTTCTTATCAATTAAGAAAGAAAACATTGATTTAGCCAAACTAACGTCTTTTCTTAAAGAGTGGGCTTCTAATTGGAAAAACCATACCGTAAATGTTGATCTTACTAATTTTCAATTGGAAGATCAAAACATCACGGTGCTTAACGAAGTGTTAGCTCCATCCTCTTTCACTACGAAAGGTTTGCAACAACTAGTTGAAGAACATCCGACCATAGAAATAAAAGAACATCAAATTTTTTCCCTATTAAATTGGATCGAAAAAGAACGAATTTCCTATCTTTCTGACAATGATTTAAGTGTACTAGGAACGTATTTGTATGAATTAATTCTCCCGACCAATTTTCAAATCATTGAACGGAATCGTCACCAACAGTTACCTGAATATGCCAAAATTGGTTATGACGTATACGTAAAAGGAAAAGATCAGTATGATTTTTCCTTTTTAAATGGAAATAATGTGGCTTATTCTATTGAATGGTCGATGGTTCAAGGGAACCTATATTTAGTGCTAACTGGATATCCTTTTTCTCATAAATATGAGATCAAAGTAAAAGATTATCAGACGTTTACCCCAAAGACGATTGTTCGTTATCATCCTTTTGTTGAAGACAACAAAGTGAAAGTAATCGAAAAAGGAAAAAACGGTGAATACGCGAAAGTCGTAAGACAAACGTATACTTCAAAAGGGGAATTACTTACCGAAGAAACGATATCGGAAGATTATTATCCACCGATTCATCGGGTCGAGCTTCATCCGATTGACGGTGAAACCACTTCTATGACGAGTGAGAGCGAACAAAACGACAAAAACGAGCTAGAATCGGTCTACGATAATGGGGAAACCATTATTAAATAA
- a CDS encoding type IV pilus twitching motility protein PilT, translating into MKDKIDYLLRSAFELQASDIHLTVGSAPVLRIHGELKRYGRTVLTPADTEGMAKAIIPEHLWETFKEEGELDFSYGIPGVSRFRVNVFHQRSCVSMAIRVVPTTIPSIDELKLPHVIKRIAEYPQGLVLVTGPTGSGKSTTLAAMIDYMNQTMKKHIITLEDPIEYLHKHGNCIIDQREVGFDTKNFANGLRSALRQDPDVILVGEMRDLETIQTAITAAETGHLVLGTLHTSSAPSTIDRIIDVFPPQQQSQIRIQLASVLKAIISQRLFPTTDKKGRRAAVEVLINSSAIANLIRSEKIHQIKNIMQSSKAQGMQLMEGHIRELYQSGVISKEDALPFLQEANGS; encoded by the coding sequence ATGAAAGATAAAATTGATTATTTACTTCGTTCAGCGTTTGAATTACAAGCATCCGACATCCATTTAACAGTCGGTTCGGCTCCTGTATTACGAATTCACGGGGAGTTAAAAAGGTACGGACGAACAGTGTTGACGCCGGCTGATACAGAAGGAATGGCTAAAGCGATCATTCCTGAGCATTTGTGGGAGACGTTTAAAGAGGAAGGAGAATTAGACTTTTCGTACGGTATTCCTGGAGTATCACGCTTTCGTGTGAATGTGTTTCACCAGCGCTCCTGTGTTTCCATGGCCATTCGAGTCGTGCCAACGACGATTCCTTCCATTGACGAGTTAAAATTACCACATGTAATTAAACGAATCGCCGAATATCCCCAAGGGCTTGTTCTCGTAACTGGACCGACCGGAAGCGGAAAATCAACAACCTTAGCAGCGATGATTGATTATATGAATCAAACGATGAAAAAGCATATTATCACATTAGAAGACCCGATCGAATATTTACACAAACATGGGAATTGTATTATTGATCAACGAGAAGTCGGCTTTGATACGAAAAATTTTGCCAACGGTTTAAGAAGTGCCCTGCGTCAAGACCCAGATGTGATTCTCGTTGGCGAAATGCGCGATTTAGAGACGATTCAAACAGCTATTACTGCAGCGGAAACGGGGCATTTAGTTTTAGGTACGCTCCATACGTCAAGCGCACCGTCGACGATTGACCGTATTATTGACGTGTTCCCACCACAGCAACAGTCGCAAATTCGAATCCAACTGGCTTCTGTTTTAAAAGCCATTATTTCGCAACGATTATTTCCAACGACAGATAAAAAGGGAAGACGAGCAGCGGTCGAAGTTTTAATTAATTCATCGGCCATTGCCAACTTAATTCGCTCGGAAAAAATTCATCAAATTAAAAACATTATGCAGTCGTCCAAAGCGCAAGGAATGCAATTGATGGAAGGGCATATTCGGGAGCTATATCAGTCCGGAGTCATTTCAAAAGAAGACGCTTTACCATTTTTACAGGAGGCTAACGGGTCGTAA
- a CDS encoding PRC-barrel domain-containing protein: MKKSVEIKGLPIICLSDGTELGKVKSLIVNPEKGSVDFLTVEHQDWQVSVKAIPFKKVIGIGEYAVTVENESAIIDLNEIPIANNLVNKNIRVIDTKVMTRKGQLLGQVTEFFVNDETGEIIGLDMKWGEREAILPASFVSTYGKDIIIVSEEASQHAVDSADQLVQVDEESIGKLQDLNPLEDIRKKQVELLIGKEVAKDLYDANGQLLISKGSVLTKEQIEQAQAAGPVVMVELTMNIKE; encoded by the coding sequence ATGAAGAAAAGTGTGGAAATCAAAGGATTACCGATTATTTGTCTTTCTGATGGAACTGAATTAGGAAAGGTGAAGTCACTTATTGTGAATCCAGAAAAAGGATCGGTTGATTTTTTAACAGTTGAACACCAAGATTGGCAAGTCAGTGTCAAAGCGATCCCTTTTAAAAAAGTGATTGGAATTGGAGAATATGCCGTAACGGTGGAAAATGAAAGTGCCATTATAGATTTGAATGAAATTCCGATTGCGAACAACCTAGTGAATAAAAATATTCGCGTCATTGATACGAAAGTGATGACCCGAAAAGGACAACTTCTCGGACAAGTAACTGAGTTTTTTGTCAATGACGAAACAGGTGAAATTATTGGATTAGATATGAAATGGGGAGAACGAGAGGCTATTTTACCTGCTTCCTTCGTTTCTACATATGGAAAAGATATCATCATCGTTTCTGAAGAAGCCTCCCAACATGCTGTTGATTCAGCTGACCAGTTAGTTCAAGTGGACGAAGAATCCATTGGTAAGTTACAAGACCTAAATCCATTAGAAGACATTCGTAAAAAACAAGTTGAGTTATTAATAGGAAAAGAGGTAGCGAAAGACCTTTATGATGCCAATGGCCAACTGTTAATTTCCAAAGGGTCCGTTCTAACGAAAGAACAAATAGAGCAGGCACAAGCAGCTGGACCAGTAGTGATGGTCGAGCTCACAATGAATATTAAAGAATAA
- a CDS encoding prepilin-type N-terminal cleavage/methylation domain-containing protein — protein sequence MEMNFIQMWTERFKAKISDNHGMTLLELLLTITIMMILLPATYGIFVMGYKVYEKINYDSQMREDADYVSTMIMNTLYSVPFDRVQLCQEGDTCLEIINDQETSVQKYEKENSKFYDITTSEKGTPESEKIVLTTSSDGNKKVFNINHHELTTVSDFTNSSIGLICSEQEQNGCTSGIIKLHFEVRHPKTEDDLTLESQFGF from the coding sequence ATGGAAATGAATTTCATACAGATGTGGACGGAACGATTCAAAGCGAAGATATCCGATAATCATGGAATGACCCTTCTGGAGTTGTTATTGACGATCACGATTATGATGATTTTACTCCCCGCCACTTACGGGATATTTGTGATGGGGTATAAAGTGTACGAAAAAATAAACTATGATTCTCAAATGCGCGAAGACGCTGACTACGTATCCACTATGATTATGAATACGCTCTACTCCGTTCCCTTTGATCGTGTCCAATTATGTCAAGAGGGAGATACTTGTTTAGAAATTATTAATGACCAAGAAACGAGTGTCCAAAAGTACGAAAAAGAAAATAGTAAGTTTTATGATATAACAACTTCTGAAAAGGGAACTCCTGAAAGTGAAAAGATCGTGTTAACGACTTCCTCTGATGGCAATAAAAAAGTGTTTAATATCAATCATCATGAGTTAACGACTGTCTCTGATTTTACGAATTCATCGATTGGGTTAATCTGCTCCGAACAAGAACAAAACGGGTGCACAAGCGGCATTATTAAACTTCATTTTGAAGTAAGACACCCAAAAACGGAAGATGATTTAACACTTGAAAGTCAGTTCGGCTTTTAG
- a CDS encoding type II secretion system protein gives MKKSIINQDGMTLLELLASVTILSIILLSFLKFFIQGYHFTNLNQKKTVGVNVARNVLMYMEKQSFIAMRNEFEGVNTGEVKPENQYLRVVVCNDSYKYFRPNETIPAFCQPITINNLPYEVFVYSEKADPEENVNYFIPITVEVRWEINGNEFHTDVDGTIQSEDIR, from the coding sequence ATGAAAAAATCTATCATCAATCAAGATGGAATGACGTTATTAGAGCTTTTAGCCTCGGTAACGATTTTATCTATCATTCTTTTGTCCTTCTTAAAATTTTTTATCCAAGGCTACCATTTTACGAATCTTAATCAGAAAAAAACGGTCGGAGTGAATGTGGCTCGTAACGTTTTAATGTATATGGAAAAGCAAAGCTTTATTGCGATGCGGAACGAATTCGAAGGAGTAAATACGGGAGAGGTCAAACCTGAAAACCAATACTTACGAGTCGTCGTTTGCAATGATTCGTACAAATATTTTCGCCCAAATGAAACGATTCCAGCTTTTTGTCAACCGATCACGATTAATAATTTACCTTATGAAGTTTTCGTCTATTCAGAAAAAGCAGATCCGGAAGAAAATGTCAATTATTTTATCCCGATTACAGTGGAAGTGCGGTGGGAAATTAATGGAAATGAATTTCATACAGATGTGGACGGAACGATTCAAAGCGAAGATATCCGATAA
- the tadA gene encoding Flp pilus assembly complex ATPase component TadA, with translation MVTTRKRLGDLLVESGLITKEQLEATLKEKSPNQKLGDALLQRGHITEQQLIEVLEFQLGIPHVSLYRYPFDTKLFNLIPKETAKRHLMIPLKKEEDKLFVAMADPMDFYAIEDLRLSTGFQIQPAIATKDDILRTINKYYDVDDVFDDIPDASKEGEGIEEEAIVDQDSPVVRLVNQLLSNAIAQKASDIHIDPQESKVVIRYRIDGILRTERTLPKHMQSMLVARIKIMANMDITEFRIPQDGRIKTNIEFRPVDLRVSTLPTVFGEKVVMRILDLSSALNDIEQLGFNSLNLKRFKTLIEKPTGIILITGPTGSGKSSTLYAALNYLNDEEVNIITIEDPVEYQLEGVNQIQVNPNVGLTFAKGLRAILRQDPNIIMVGEIRDKETVEVAIRASLTGHLVLSTIHTNDTISTITRLIDMGVEPFLVATSISGIIAQRLVRKVCRDCAEVHPPSKREKEMFARRGISISKIVRGKGCASCNMTGYKGRIAIHEVLMVNEEMKKLIMNGEPLSKLREIAIKNKTIFLIDDGLLKVKQGLTTTEEVLRVAVIE, from the coding sequence ATGGTTACAACACGGAAACGTTTAGGGGATTTACTCGTTGAATCCGGTTTAATTACAAAGGAACAGCTTGAAGCAACATTAAAAGAAAAAAGCCCTAATCAAAAATTAGGGGATGCTTTATTACAGCGCGGGCACATTACAGAACAACAATTAATTGAAGTGTTGGAGTTTCAATTAGGCATTCCCCATGTGAGTTTATACCGATATCCGTTTGATACGAAGCTATTTAACCTCATTCCCAAAGAAACAGCGAAACGCCATTTAATGATTCCTTTAAAAAAGGAAGAAGACAAATTATTTGTCGCCATGGCCGATCCGATGGACTTTTATGCCATCGAAGATTTGCGTTTATCAACAGGTTTTCAAATTCAACCAGCGATTGCTACAAAAGATGATATCCTCCGTACCATTAATAAATATTACGATGTAGATGATGTGTTTGACGACATTCCTGATGCGTCGAAGGAAGGAGAAGGAATTGAAGAAGAAGCGATCGTAGACCAAGATTCTCCGGTCGTTCGCCTCGTGAACCAATTATTGTCGAATGCGATTGCTCAAAAAGCCAGTGACATTCATATCGATCCCCAAGAATCGAAAGTGGTCATTCGCTATCGAATCGATGGCATTTTACGAACAGAGCGTACTCTGCCGAAACATATGCAAAGCATGTTAGTTGCCCGTATAAAAATTATGGCCAATATGGATATTACGGAATTTCGGATTCCTCAAGATGGGCGCATTAAAACAAACATTGAATTTCGCCCGGTGGACTTACGTGTTTCCACTTTGCCAACGGTATTCGGCGAAAAAGTGGTGATGCGGATTCTTGATTTAAGCAGTGCCTTAAACGATATTGAACAACTTGGTTTCAATTCACTCAATTTAAAACGATTTAAAACGTTAATCGAAAAACCAACCGGAATTATTTTAATTACTGGACCAACAGGTTCTGGTAAATCATCGACGTTATATGCCGCGTTAAATTATTTAAACGATGAAGAGGTAAACATCATTACTATTGAAGATCCTGTCGAATACCAATTAGAAGGGGTCAACCAAATACAAGTCAATCCGAACGTCGGGTTAACGTTTGCGAAAGGATTACGTGCCATTTTACGTCAAGACCCAAATATTATCATGGTCGGAGAAATTCGGGATAAAGAAACCGTTGAAGTCGCGATTCGTGCGTCGCTGACAGGTCATTTAGTGTTAAGTACGATCCATACGAATGACACCATTAGCACCATTACCCGATTAATCGATATGGGTGTTGAGCCGTTTCTCGTCGCAACGTCCATTAGTGGAATCATCGCCCAACGTTTAGTTAGAAAAGTTTGTCGTGACTGTGCCGAAGTCCATCCTCCTTCCAAACGGGAAAAAGAAATGTTTGCACGGCGAGGAATTTCCATTTCGAAGATCGTCCGTGGAAAAGGCTGTGCTTCGTGTAATATGACTGGGTATAAGGGACGAATTGCCATCCATGAAGTACTAATGGTCAATGAAGAAATGAAAAAACTCATTATGAACGGTGAACCATTATCTAAACTTCGCGAAATTGCCATTAAAAACAAAACGATTTTCTTAATAGATGATGGGTTATTAAAAGTGAAGCAAGGTTTGACCACGACAGAAGAAGTATTGCGTGTAGCTGTTATAGAGTAG